In Populus trichocarpa isolate Nisqually-1 chromosome 16, P.trichocarpa_v4.1, whole genome shotgun sequence, a genomic segment contains:
- the LOC7488048 gene encoding strigolactone esterase D14, translating into MDVLYHEHGYGGGTFEALNGRIYGNGTETLVLAHGYGADQSVWYHLIPYLACYFKVVVFDLVFSANVSPGLYNPKKYSSFKGYASDMVNLLDELRVNETIFVGHSMSAMIGCIASIKRPELFRHLVLLGGSPRYLDEKGYNGGFTRSEINAIFKHMHQNYTSWVQAFAPTAIGMNNTRATTEFKNSLRRMKPRIALSVAKTVFLSDWRSILPEVLVPCTIIQSKRDPIVPNSVAYYMKRNLNGHARVKILDTGGHFPQLTAYNLLLKVLKRFLVND; encoded by the exons ATGGATGTGCTATATCATGAGCATGGTTATGGAGGAGGTACTTTTGAAGCCCTAAATGGTAGGATCTACGGCAATGGCACTGAAACCCTGGTCCTGGCTCATGGTTATGGTGCAGACCAGAGCGTGTGGTACCACCTGATACCTTATCTTGCTTGTTACTTCAAGGTGGTGGTTTTTGACTTGGTTTTCTCTGCAAATGTTAGCCCAGGCCTTTATAATCCAAAGAAATACTCGAGTTTCAAAGGGTATGCAAGTGACATGGTGAACCTTCTTGATGAACTGAGAGTGAACGAGACAATCTTCGTAGGCCATTCCATGTCTGCCATGATCGGATGCATTGCTTCAATTAAGCGTCCTGAACTCTTCCGGCACCTTGTTTTACTCGGTGGCTCTCCGAG GTACCTTGATGAAAAAGGATACAATGGGGGCTTTACGAGATCAGAGATCAACGCTATCTTTAAGCACATGCATCAGAATTACACGAGCTGGGTTCAAGCTTTTGCTCCAACAGCTATTGGTATGAACAACACTCGAGCAACAACAGAGTTCAAAAACAGCCTGAGGAGAATGAAACCCAGGATTGCGCTCAGTGTGGCTAAAACAGTGTTTTTAAGTGATTGGAGAAGCATTCTTCCAGAAGTTTTGGTGCCTTGCACTATAATCCAGTCCAAAAGAGATCCTATAGTTCCAAACTCCGTGGCCTATTACATGAAGAGAAATCTTAACGGGCATGCCAGGGTTAAAATTCTGGAcactggaggccattttcctcaGCTTACAGCTTACAATTTGCTATTGAAAGTTCTGAAAAGATTTCTTGTGAACGACTAG
- the LOC7469914 gene encoding mediator of RNA polymerase II transcription subunit 7a, with translation MATATFPPPPPFYRLYKDYIENPKSAPEPPPPIEGTYVCFASSYTTDDVLPSLEEQGVRQLYPKGPNVDFKKELRSLNRELQLHILELADVLVERPSQYARRVEDISLIFKNLHHLLNSLRPHQARATLIHILELQIQRRKQAVEDIKRQREEAQKLLKEALGTLAGQ, from the exons ATGGCAACAGCTACATTTCCACCACCGCCACCGTTTTACAGACTGTACAAAGATTATATTGAAAACCCTAAATCAGCTCCAGAACCTCCTCCTCCTATTGAAGGCACTTATGTGTGTTTTGCTAGCAGTTACACT actGATGATGTGCTTCCAAGCTTAGAAGAGCAGGGAGTGCGACAACTGTACCCAAAAGGACCAAATGTTG ATTTCAAGAAAGAACTGAGGTCACTTAATAGAGAATTGCAGCTTCACATTTTGGAGCTTGCCGATGTTCTTGTTGAGAGACCTTCACAATATGCTAGGAGAGTGGAAGACATTTCCCTTATCTTCAAGAATTTGCATCACCTTCTCAATTCTTTGCGTCCCCATCAG GCTAGGGCCACATTGATACATATTCTAGAGCTTCAGATACAACGTCGTAAACAAGCTGTGGAGGATATAAAGAG GCAGAGAGAAGAGGCGCAGAAACTCCTCAAGGAGGCTCTCGGAACCCTAGCTGGGCAGTAG
- the LOC7469915 gene encoding uncharacterized protein LOC7469915, whose translation MDLPTNDVELVREDEKERGLTFHCELYDTEIVRKIAQAFLPGLSSACVDNTTGDMFRNPGSVAADIRKEMVDYLTQRSESFVAESVVLEGDLDGEVSDHPYDIISNMVDDFASLKRNLFSRVSGWLLSEKREDKIDDFVQEMEINGFWLLDRREAVAQILVKNVDFKNIFHCDKKFNTAEELVEHVVNCGFRTMNCTNEGCSTVFCASHLEKHDSACPFKIIPCEQQCSENIMRREMDRHCITVCPMKIVSCPFYAVGCQSTMPHSIIQQHRSDNLHSHLLYTLKSIHKGGSEEDLKKRVDQIVESSPGRLADARDARSLILKVKDVEAKLGPLEVKAAEKVSEEPNKAGENSSEEPIEAFNKGGDESTEVDKIGSEKSNETINKVGEELSSIQI comes from the exons ATGGATCTTCCTACAAATGATGTGGAGCTTGTGCGAGAagatgagaaagagagaggactCACATTTCATTGTGAGCTCTATGACACAGAAATAGTTCGCAAGATAGCTCAAGCTTTTCTCCCTGGATTATCCTCGGCTTGTGTTGATAACACAACTGGGGATATGTTTAGGAACCCTGGTTCTGTGGCTGCTGATATTAGGAAAGAAATGGTTGATTATCTGACCCAGAGAAGTGAAAGTTTTGTTGCGGAATCAGTTGTACTAGAAGGTGATCTAGATGGGGAGGTGTCCGACCATCCATATGATATCATTTCTAACATGGTTGATGACTTTGCGAGTTTGAAAAGGAATTTGTTTAGTCGGGTTTCAGGATGGTTACTGagtgaaaagagagaagataaaATAGATGATTTCGTGCAAGAGATGGAAATAAATGGGTTTTGGTTGTTGGACAGGAGAGAAGCGGTTGCACAGattttggttaagaatgttgaCTTCAAGAACATTTTTCATTGTGACAAGAAGTTCAACACTGCTGAAGAGCTTGTTGAGCATGTTGTCAACTGTGGATTTAGGACCATGAACTGCACAAATGAGGGGTGCTCAACAGTATTTTGTGCAAGCCATTTGGAGAAGCATGATTCAGCTTGTCCATTCAAAATAATCCCTTGTGAGCAGCAGTGCTCAGAAAACATCATGAGACGTGAAATGGATCGGCACTGCATAACTGTCTGTCCTATGAAGATTGTGAGCTGTCCTTTCTATGCAGTGGGTTGTCAGTCCACTATGCCTCATTCTATAATTCAGCAACATCGTTCCGACAATCTCCATTCACACTTGCTATATACTCTTAAAAGTATTCACAAGGGAGGATCAGAGGAGGATCTGAAAAAACGTGTTGACCAAATAGTGGAG TCATCCCCTGGTCGACTAGCAGATGCTAGGGATGCGAGATCTCTAATCCTCAAAGTCAAGGATGTTGAAGCAAAGCTTGGGCCTTTGGAAGTTAAAGCTGCTGAAAAGGTTAGTGAAGAACCCAACAAGGCTGGAGAGAACAGTAGTGAAGAACCCATTGAAGCTTTCAACAAGGGTGGTGATGAATCGACTGAGGTAGACAAAATTGGCAGTGAAAAGTCCAATGAGACCATAAATAAGGTTGGTGAAGAACTGTCGAGCATTCAAATTTAA